Genomic window (Peromyscus maniculatus bairdii isolate BWxNUB_F1_BW_parent chromosome 10, HU_Pman_BW_mat_3.1, whole genome shotgun sequence):
tactctctaagaacagaattaagcatccaggccacctgtttgaaaaggcctggtggatgtgctaattaaacttaacttcctcctttcccaaaccttgcctctagttccagatctccctttaactatcaccagaggcatctagctgtacacaggttgcctagagactgagcacactttcccccaccctgcagaaaaacggcagacagcttggacagataggagccacaggaaaaaagaagacagttttattttctcccattgacctagcaacttatagatttttaacatcctttaccaaacacatttaagattatagttgtgcacgtaagatccctcttcttagatattacccatatttagcctttagttaattcattagtcacttcccctttgggtcacaaatggtaattaacaactagtgcccctctttgtaattcttatcaaccctccatttgatcctgatagtggacaatcactgcctgaggaagttcaggctgagtgtcctgggtggaggggaggattgtgattttggggagatatataactgtaaagcaggagagaagagggagagaacggaagaactagatgggtaagaacttgagaggaacaaactgagatggggaagaagtagattgaagggctacaggagagtactagaggaacgagatggaagatgaggaagagccagatgagagaaaaggagacgggagaggagatgatatgggaaggaacaagatggatgagaacctagaagggacagaactatatgaaggaattaagatagaacatagaggggacagtagataaatatagagaaatcaggcaagaaaggagctagacatgagaacagaactgtagctgtgtataaaggatgttatgccaggagaattaaagcgaatggaccaaagaactctgcgtgcgtagactgacttaccgaccttaaagaatagattctcagctggttgatagagccttctgcggaccctgggaggggactatcgaggggctggacccccatagtcctcgataatGAATACAGTGTCAACAGAGGCcacaagagagcatcagatcctgtggaactggtGTTACTGAgaattgtgaaccaccatatgggtgaTGGAAATGgaatctgggtcctcttgaagagtagCTCGTGTTCCTAACTGACGATCCTATCTCTCTAGCCTGAGTGCAATCTTGGTAGACTCTTAAGTAGAAGGTCACCCAGAGGCTTCATGCCTAGCATGAGACCAGCACCAACACTGGTCTCCCAAAGACAAATGTAACATCAGGATTTTTACACAGCTCCAATCCTGAACTCTTTACCTAGAAATTCATACTCCAAAGTCTACAATAAGTCAAGTTAAAACTTGTTCCATACTTGCAAAACCATGTTGATAGCATAGTGGGCTCCTTATTGATCTTGCATCCACAAACAACCTCTGAGCCCCCTTCATTctttagagtgtgtgtgagtttgaagtgtgtaaatgtgtattttaCATGGGTGTGCTCATTTGAGAGTAGGGGTGCACCTATGAAATGGCAAGCAACGGGATGTGTGAGTACAACATCCagtgttatttttctccttccacactTTATGAGGTAGGGTATCTTTTGCTGAACAGCAGGCTACTTGGCCTGCAAGCTTGAGGCAACTCTGTTTCTGCCTTGCATCTCTTGGTTTGTTTACACTGGGGTTATAGATGCTACTAGAGACAGCTTTCATATGGGTTCTGCAGATCCAAACTAAGGGGGGATGTCTGGACAGACAAGTGtgttacccatggagccatcacCTCAGCCATAGTATTATTTGGTATaactttaaaacagtaaaaatgaatttctaaaattCCTATGCCCACTCATGTTGACTATTTCAATTGTAATTGTTTACATTTCAATTTTATCATTGGCTTGAAATACAATTAAGTGCAGAAGAATTATTAATtccctgggagaaaaaaaaatcttatgactTGACAAAGAAGACTGAAAAGCTGTCTCATCACAGGACGAAGGACCCTGCCATCACAGCATCACTTGCCGGGATGCAGTGGGGGAGGTCCGTGTGTCCATCCTCCCCACTTCAGctactcccttttcttcttctttccagctTTACCAAACTTCCGGCAACAAAAGAGGCAACACTTTATGATGATGAGCATCACAGTCAGCACACAGGCCAGCAGGAATCCAAGCACATCCAGAGAGTGGTACTGGAACCAGGTGAGGTCATGTGCTGCCACACGAAGGTGCTTGGCTCCTTTGTTGCGCATGACATACTCAACCCAGAAGACTGCTCTGTCCAGGGGCTTCACTGGCTGATTGTGGTGGATTCTTGATAGCCACATGGCATTCTCCTTATAACTAGAGATAGCAATATGGAAAACCAATTAGTTTACTTAAGTGCATCAAGCCTATGGAAGGTTCAGGGAAAGCATCACAAGACTCAGTACATTCCTTAGATTAGCCCTTGATagaatggtttttttttggggggggggtgcggggggacATGTTTGAAAGTGTGCCTCAAGGTTGGCATTTTCTGAAAAATTCTTTCCAAAACCGAAATAGGAAATCATTTGGGGAAGTAAATCTTTCCAGCAGAGGAAATATTAGTAAGCTGTTTCAAACACTGCAAAGTGGGTGGTTCAACCCAGTCTGAAGATGATCCATTGATGCTTTTGTGAAGATACTGTGCCAACATTCTTTGTAAACTCAATAGAAATGCTATGAATGACTGAAAATGGGTAACTGGTGAGAAAGCGACATACTTTACACAAAGATGACATAAGGGCTGAGATGCAGCTCATTGTTTGCTTGTCTAGAAAGCTCAAGGGCCTAAATTCCACCGCTAGTACTTCTAACAGAGGCAGAAGCGCGGGAATGACAAGGATGCAGAGGATGTGGTACTTGTCATTTAATTTTTACCTTTCCACATTCTAATTGTGTCTCTATGGGGCCCTGAGGGTGTGGCGTGTACCATGCAGCATGTGTGGAGGAaaacttatgggagtcagttctctgcttttaTAATGTAGCTTCTGGGAATTGAAAGTCAGGCTGACAGGCTGATCAATAGCAGGAGGATGAGTATTACTAACAGAAGTGAATGCTGGAGTCTAATTCAGTACAGTAGCTAGTACATTGAGGGAtgatggagaaataaaaatgtggtatGAAAACATAGTTGAATAATATTCAACAATTATAAAGAAGGAAATCTTGTCTTTATAATAAGGATGAAACCAGAGGATATTATACTAAGTCATACAAACTAAGCCCTAAATGAAAACACTGTACAATCTCATCACTGTGTGGAAACTGCAGAGCTGATTTCTAGAAGGAGAGTGTAGAACAGTGGTAAGCAGAGTCTAGGAATGGAGAGAGTTTGTGGGGATAGAGAAACATCAGCTAACATGCATCCTGCCACTGGCTAGCAGGAGAGTGCCCTATAGTGAGTCAGTGACTGAATTACAAGTTACTGTAACTTGTGGAATGTGGAAGAGGGGACTTTCCacactgacaaaaataaaattataaatgtctaaggagatggaaatggtaagtattttatttgttcattacatattatacatatatatatacatatgcacatatatgcataattatTCTACTTTGGTCAGTGAGTAAGGAttatttaaacaaacaataaGAGTTTCAGAAATTTTAGTCAGtgacttgaaatattttaaatttagcttCATTATACCATTTGTTGATTTGATCATCTTTGGAGAAATTGTGTCTTTTCCATCATCAAATTATTCTAAACTAACTGCTTGTACAGCAAATCAACAGGGATAGTTTGCAGTCTTGATTGACAGAGTGAGttttatattgttgttgttttcaaactTAGACTAAAGATCAGATGAATTCTACTGTGACCTTGGAGAGAACCTATCTGGACCAGTACCAGTTGAACAAAATCACTGTACTTACGAAGGGTCATTTGTGACTGTCTTCACTGCATCAACCAAATCTGTACTGGACATTGTGAGAAAGTCCAGTCTAACACCTGCTCCTTTGGTCTTCATACGAACAACATTATCAAACTGGTCTCCAAACAAAGGAATGCCAACCACAGGGATCCCGTGGTAGATTGCCTCATAGATACCATTGGTGCCACCATGAGTTATAAAAGCTCTGGTTTTAGGATGACCTAGGAAGGGTAGAAATTAAAGGCAAGTATTAATCATGactctgagaaagaaaatgagaggcaGGAAAAATGGCACAGAAAGGGTTGATACTCATTAGATAACATTATCATAACCTCAGGACTGCACTGAATTCCTCCCATGTCTTAGAGCAAGGAACAGTGCAAGTCCACAGAGATTAAGTGAAGGCCACATAGAGGAGGTGCAGTGTGGAAGCAGAATGATTTTGTGCAATGGACAAAAAGGTCAGAGCTCCTCTCAAGTGCAGCAAACAGCTTGTGCAAGCACAGGCTGTGGTTCAGGAGAGGGTGTTCTCTTAAAGGAACAGTGAAGCCACTGCTCTGGATGGGTTGGCTTCACACAGGAGGGTTGGGTGCTCACTGTGATGGAATCAGactgaggaaatttcatcacagGGTACCATTTCATGTTGTGGGGTCTTGGGAGGAGCATAGTAAATGAAGAGTCATTAATGAAAGAATACCATCCCCACTGGCATTTACAATTGCTTTCCAGTAGGGGAAATGGTCGATGTAAGTTATAGACATAGGAGGTGGAGAGAAAGAAGTGACTTCATGTATCTGAATGGCAAATACAGTAGAGATAAAAATAGATTCTCCCATCTCAAATGTTACTAGAATATTCCCATTAGTTCTTGCATCCATTCTCCCCAGGACTAGATCACAGCTGTCATAAATGCATTAGTGTTGACCGGCCATTCCTCATGTCTCAGGTCTTTCCTGATGCTTACCAAGAAGGTCGTTCTGGGGGATCCATTTGTAGAGCCTAGTGTTGGAGCCCAAGGTGTCTGGCTTCTTGCCTTCAAATCGCCAAAGAACCTGTTAAGATGAAGCTAGCCTCTTATTACTTTGATCAAATGTCAAGTTACTCCTGCTAGAATTCTGGATAGATTAACAATCAATGAAGACAAATGCCCAGTCTCGAGAAGCCAGGAGGTGAGGATGGATGATGGGAACCGTGAAGAACTACTGCAGCAAGGATGCAACACTCTTCACTCTCCTGCATTTATTCTCATGTTTATCCAGGTGTCAGCATGCCACCTTAACATTTAATCAACAGCAACTTAGACAAAGGCAGGTCCAGCAATGTCAAGCAGTAGGTAAGAAATGTGTGAATGTTAATTCCAGTTTAACAATCCACGAAAGTTACTACTATAAAGCCAATCTTGTTTTTCCAGCATATATTTACAgcactttttattttctaaattcacTATAGCTGTTGTCCATGGTATCTGAGTTACTTATAATTACTTTTGTCATAGGTATTTTATTGGCTCAGGCCCTTGAAATGTGACACTGTCTAAGCACATGATCCCTTCAAGAAGCAAGTCCCCAAGTTACCCCCCTTTTCAGCATTAGCAAGCTCAGTCCCAAAGGTGGACTTGGGGTGCTGGAAAATTCTGTCCTACCTATGTCTTGGATTAGCAAGGGAAATATACCAGCATAGCCCTGTTTTCAGTACAGGTGATCACATTGGCCAAAATTACACAGGAACATAGGACTATGATACAAACTCCATCTTttgattttgcattttatttcttttgtctatttttcatttattgaaaagagattttttttcatccataaaatatattttcattgtgGATTCCCCACTAACCCCTCCTGGATATTCTTCCATACTCCTCTCATTGAAATCTATGCCTTTCTCTCCTTAGaaaaacaaataggcatctaaataataaaattaaaataagataaaagaaaaacaaagaaaccagaaTAGCAAAAATTCCCTTTTTAAGATAAGGActtccttttatttatgtgtaagttaatctctctctctctctctctctctctctctctctctctctctctctctctctctctctctctctctctctctgttcataCGTATGGGATGGGTGTGTAAGTGGCATCTGAGGCCCAAAGAGTGCTCTGCATCCCATGAGATgcagttataggcagctgtgtgCTGTCAGGCATGGGGGCTCAGAACTAAGTTCAGGTCCTCGGGGTGAGCAATACATGCTGTAAAAGATAAGCCACCTCTCACGTCCCACAGCTGCCAATTTTGAGTGCCTGCTTACTTACAATTTAATTGCAGTTTGATTACAGTGTAGTGTGTGCAAAGTCCTCATATATTCTCCAAGATAACAGAGGAAGTATCaagacagattctgtgtttctgCCTATAATACCTTCCTAACTTCAAGTTCACAAACACTTGTTAAGTTTTGTTCTGAACACAATGTTAAtaacaaattaattaatcaaaaaaCACCACCTACTATTTGGCATCTGTCCCCTGCCTTTCTGTATCCCAGGTGACTTCAGAGATGAGCTAGAGCTATCGGGACAGCTTCAGTTTCACACAGGCGGTTTCTGCCCTCACACCGGAACAGGAATTGACCATCTTAGTGAGGATACAACACGGAGGCACTGTATCTCACCTTCTGTGGAATCTGGGCAAGGCCTGCTGCAATCACATTGGCCCTTTCTTCTGTTAGGGTACCCACCATGGACCCCAGGGAAAACACCACAACACCATGTTCTCCAGAAGACTGGACGAAGTCTTCTATTTCCTGTTAATGAAATATCAGCTCATCACTAACAGCAGCAACACCAAATAATGTGCATAGAAACTGACACCAACATCCACAGGAAGATGTAGTTGGAAGTTGTCCTGTGTCCCAGTTGGCCgacagttgggacaaatctctcccacttgcatcccccaagtaaacacacagaggcttatattaattattactgctcagccattagctcaggcttataactgattagctcttacacttaaattaacccataattcttatctatgtttagccatgtggcttggtaccttttctcagttctgccttgccatcttgcctcctctgtgtctgattGGCAATtcatgactcagccttcctcttcccagagttctccttgtctgcttgtctcgcctatacttcctgcctggctactggacaatcagcatttttatttatcaaccaatcagagcaacacacatacacagcatacagaatgacattccacagcagaaagAAATTGAGCAGCATTAGAGATGATTAGGGTAGTGAGTGCTTAAAAACTATTCACATCCACATATAAGATGTACAGTTGTAG
Coding sequences:
- the LOC102920437 gene encoding UDP-glucuronosyltransferase 2B31-like isoform X2 translates to MGKADIWLIRTYWDLEFPHPLLPNFDFVGGLHCRPAKPLPKEIEDFVQSSGEHGVVVFSLGSMVGTLTEERANVIAAGLAQIPQKVLWRFEGKKPDTLGSNTRLYKWIPQNDLLGHPKTRAFITHGGTNGIYEAIYHGIPVVGIPLFGDQFDNVVRMKTKGAGVRLDFLTMSSTDLVDAVKTVTNDPSYKENAMWLSRIHHNQPVKPLDRAVFWVEYVMRNKGAKHLRVAAHDLTWFQYHSLDVLGFLLACVLTVMLIIIKCCLFCCRKFGKAGKKKKRE